A single genomic interval of Mesoplodon densirostris isolate mMesDen1 chromosome 8, mMesDen1 primary haplotype, whole genome shotgun sequence harbors:
- the LOC132495204 gene encoding LOW QUALITY PROTEIN: intraflagellar transport protein 20 homolog (The sequence of the model RefSeq protein was modified relative to this genomic sequence to represent the inferred CDS: deleted 1 base in 1 codon), producing MAKDILGEAGLHFDELNKLRVLDPEVTQQTIELKEECKDFVDKIGQFQKIVGGLIELVDQLAKAAENEKMKYRVFLAIGARNLLKSIAKQREAQQQQLQALTAEKKMQLERYRVEYEALCKVEAEQNEFIDQFIFQK from the exons ATGGCCAAGGACATCCTGGGTGAAGCAGGGCTGCACTTTGATGAGTTGAATAAGCTGCGGGTGTTGGACCCCGAGGTTACCCAGCAGACCATAGAGCTAAAGGAAGAGTGCAAGGACTTTGTGGACAAAATTGGCCAGTTTCAGAAAATAGTTGGTGGTTTAATTGAGCTTGTTGACCAACTtgcaaaagcagcagaaaatGAGAAGATGAAGTATCGTGTTTTTCTA GCCATTGGTGCTCGGAACTTGCTCAAATCTATAGCAAAACAGAGAGAAGCCCAACAGCAGCAACTCCAGGCACTAACAGCTGAAAAGAAAATGCAGCTTGAAAGATATCGGGTTGAATATGAAGCTCTGTGTAAAGTAGAAGCAGAACAAAATGAATTTATTGaccaatttatttttcagaaatga